The Winogradskyella schleiferi genome has a window encoding:
- a CDS encoding alpha-amylase family protein, which produces MKTIKNSFILLVLLSFLGCKNETQKTVTEDGPSDNEIKENMKKKEVVYQVFTRLFGNTNTTNKPWGTLEENGVGKFNDFTEKALQEIKDLGVTHIWYTGVPHHDVITDYTEFGISNDDPDIVKGRAGSPYAVKDYYNVNPDLAVNVENRLEEFEALIERSHNAGLKVIIDIVPNHVARNYQSLTNPEGTSDFGAEDDKTKTYDVNNNFYYNPGEAFKVPEWKNGYQPLGGENHPMADSKFEEIPAKWTGNGSRASQPDINDWYETVKVNYGISPDGRKDFDELPNGFENEDYKSHFEFWKGKTVPSSWIKFKDIALYWTAKGVDGFRYDMAEMVPVEFWSYMNSHIKMKNPDAFLLAEVYNPSLYRDYIRRGKMDYLYDKVQLYDTLKHVMQGHGSTDNIPPILDDLSDIEHHMLHFLENHDEQRIASPDFAGSAEKGKPAMVVSATSSTAPTMIYFGQEFGEPGAEDLGFGDPTRTSIFDYGSVPSYVRWVNDKKFDGGQSTKEEDKLRDFYKRLLNFTINSSALMGDYQDIQHYNHQNTEWYNDKVLSFVRWSDDEKLIIISNFNADNAYGFELQLPEDLVQKLELQNGEYAVKDQLYNKYTSTLKVENGKARVRIDIQPLESFILNIEE; this is translated from the coding sequence ATGAAAACCATTAAAAATAGCTTTATACTATTAGTTCTATTAAGTTTTTTAGGATGTAAGAACGAAACTCAAAAAACGGTCACCGAAGATGGTCCAAGTGACAATGAAATAAAAGAAAATATGAAGAAAAAAGAAGTGGTCTATCAAGTTTTTACACGCTTGTTCGGAAATACAAACACGACCAATAAACCGTGGGGAACACTCGAAGAAAATGGCGTCGGAAAATTTAATGATTTTACAGAAAAAGCCTTACAAGAAATTAAAGACTTGGGCGTAACCCACATTTGGTACACTGGAGTTCCGCATCATGATGTCATTACGGATTACACTGAATTCGGTATTTCAAACGACGATCCGGATATTGTAAAAGGTCGCGCTGGATCACCTTATGCGGTAAAGGATTATTACAACGTAAATCCAGATTTAGCTGTAAATGTTGAAAACAGACTGGAAGAATTCGAAGCTTTAATTGAGCGTTCTCACAATGCAGGATTAAAAGTCATAATAGATATCGTTCCCAATCATGTAGCCAGAAATTATCAAAGCCTCACTAATCCCGAAGGCACATCTGATTTTGGGGCCGAAGATGATAAAACAAAAACATACGATGTAAACAACAACTTCTATTACAATCCAGGCGAAGCCTTTAAAGTGCCAGAATGGAAAAACGGTTACCAACCTTTAGGTGGCGAAAACCATCCAATGGCAGATAGTAAGTTTGAAGAAATACCTGCAAAGTGGACAGGTAATGGTTCAAGAGCATCGCAACCCGACATCAATGATTGGTACGAAACCGTAAAAGTAAATTACGGCATAAGTCCTGATGGGAGAAAAGATTTTGATGAATTGCCTAACGGATTTGAGAACGAAGATTACAAAAGTCATTTCGAGTTTTGGAAGGGTAAGACCGTTCCAAGTTCATGGATAAAATTCAAGGACATCGCTTTATATTGGACAGCAAAAGGAGTCGATGGCTTCCGCTATGATATGGCAGAAATGGTACCTGTTGAGTTTTGGAGTTATATGAATTCCCATATAAAAATGAAAAATCCGGATGCATTTTTATTGGCTGAGGTTTATAATCCTAGTTTATACCGAGATTACATCCGAAGGGGAAAAATGGATTATTTATACGATAAAGTTCAGTTATATGATACCTTAAAACATGTGATGCAAGGTCATGGAAGTACAGATAACATTCCGCCAATTTTAGATGATTTAAGCGATATTGAACATCATATGCTACACTTTTTAGAAAATCATGATGAACAGCGCATTGCTAGTCCAGATTTTGCAGGAAGCGCAGAAAAAGGAAAACCGGCAATGGTCGTTTCGGCGACATCATCTACTGCACCAACAATGATTTATTTCGGTCAGGAATTTGGAGAGCCAGGCGCAGAGGATTTAGGTTTTGGCGATCCGACCAGAACGTCGATTTTCGATTATGGTTCCGTGCCAAGTTATGTGCGTTGGGTAAACGATAAAAAGTTTGATGGCGGACAATCCACGAAAGAAGAAGACAAGCTTCGAGATTTTTACAAACGTTTGTTGAATTTTACAATTAACAGTTCAGCATTAATGGGCGACTATCAAGATATTCAACATTACAATCATCAAAATACAGAATGGTATAATGATAAAGTTTTGTCGTTTGTGCGTTGGAGCGATGATGAAAAACTAATCATCATTTCAAATTTTAATGCAGATAATGCCTATGGTTTTGAGTTGCAATTACCAGAAGATTTAGTTCAGAAATTAGAACTTCAAAATGGAGAATACGCAGTAAAAGATCAATTGTATAATAAATATACATCGACCTTAAAGGTTGAAAACGGAAAAGCACGAGTGAGAATTGATATTCAACCTTTGGAATCTTTTATTCTAAATATTGAAGAATAA
- a CDS encoding alpha-amylase family glycosyl hydrolase yields MKNLIILVFAVSSILACTNDKGVSINANETMEPKLDPFPEPYVKLSHPEWSKNASIYQINTRQFSEEGTFKGAQTQLPRLKELGVDIIWLMPIHAIGKKNRKGSLGSPYSVKDYYSVNPEFGTLQDLKDFVNAAHDQDMYVILDWVANHTAWDNVLVEEHPDWYDRDYKGDFRPTPWWDWSDIIDLDYRKPEVRQYMTETLKYWVEEADIDGYRCDVAGFVPMEFWNNVRKELDAIKPVFMLAEWESRDLHAKAFDMTYAWSWNEAVHKICQGQADVNALYIYYSWNESAFPDNSMRMTFVSNHDKNAWEGTMYEQFGEGLEAAIVLSVIGEGMPLIYNGQEAGNSKRLEFFEKDPIQWKDHVIGDLYKKLFALMKENTALWHAKWGSRMIKVPNNHESDVLSFVRQNENDKVFAVFNFSDNPKSVEFKEELYHGTFKEFNAKETVMLNTNTVLELAPWSYKVYIK; encoded by the coding sequence ATGAAAAACCTGATAATATTAGTTTTTGCTGTGTCAAGCATTCTTGCCTGCACAAATGATAAGGGCGTATCTATAAACGCTAACGAAACAATGGAACCAAAACTTGACCCTTTTCCAGAACCTTATGTGAAACTTTCACATCCAGAATGGAGTAAAAACGCTTCGATTTACCAAATAAATACACGTCAGTTTTCAGAAGAAGGGACATTTAAAGGAGCACAAACACAACTGCCACGTCTCAAAGAATTAGGTGTAGATATTATTTGGTTAATGCCAATCCATGCCATTGGGAAAAAAAACAGAAAAGGTAGTTTAGGAAGTCCGTATTCTGTAAAGGATTATTACAGTGTCAATCCAGAATTTGGAACACTTCAAGATTTAAAAGACTTTGTAAATGCAGCCCATGACCAAGACATGTATGTGATTTTAGATTGGGTGGCCAATCACACAGCGTGGGACAATGTTTTGGTCGAGGAGCATCCAGATTGGTATGATAGGGATTACAAAGGCGATTTTCGTCCGACACCATGGTGGGATTGGTCCGATATTATCGATTTGGATTACCGCAAACCTGAAGTTAGACAATACATGACCGAAACGCTTAAGTATTGGGTCGAAGAAGCCGATATTGATGGTTACCGATGTGACGTTGCAGGTTTTGTTCCAATGGAATTTTGGAATAACGTGCGAAAGGAATTAGATGCTATAAAACCTGTTTTTATGCTAGCCGAATGGGAATCTAGAGACCTTCACGCCAAAGCCTTTGATATGACTTATGCTTGGAGCTGGAACGAAGCGGTTCATAAAATATGCCAAGGTCAAGCAGATGTAAATGCGTTATATATTTATTATTCATGGAATGAGAGCGCATTTCCAGATAATAGTATGCGCATGACTTTTGTAAGCAATCATGATAAAAACGCATGGGAAGGCACCATGTACGAACAATTTGGTGAAGGTTTGGAAGCAGCAATTGTATTATCTGTTATTGGAGAAGGTATGCCATTAATTTATAATGGACAAGAAGCGGGTAATTCCAAACGACTTGAGTTTTTTGAAAAAGACCCGATCCAATGGAAGGATCATGTTATTGGAGATTTGTACAAAAAACTATTCGCGCTAATGAAAGAAAATACAGCACTATGGCATGCCAAATGGGGAAGCCGAATGATAAAGGTGCCAAACAATCATGAAAGCGACGTGTTAAGTTTTGTGCGCCAAAACGAAAATGATAAGGTATTTGCAGTGTTTAATTTTTCAGATAATCCTAAATCCGTCGAATTTAAAGAGGAACTTTATCATGGAACTTTCAAGGAGTTTAATGCTAAAGAAACTGTAATGTTAAACACAAATACCGTTTTGGAATTAGCACCTTGGAGCTATAAAGTTTATATAAAATGA